A part of Bacillus rossius redtenbacheri isolate Brsri chromosome 1, Brsri_v3, whole genome shotgun sequence genomic DNA contains:
- the LOC134532931 gene encoding uncharacterized protein LOC134532931 has protein sequence MDISVRYWNEDDSITCTRYLTSAFLGHSTAADLLSAFKNSLPVNTLHKIIQVSMDGPNVNLRFLKDLKQDLKEGRTDEGVILDIGTCGLHSLHCAFKGAMKETGWEIVKFLRAIYNLFHNIPTRRADYIRITGSSLFPLKFCPVRWLDNVPVADRALKILPNLRNYVAGLKSNTEPTCASFVIVKSAIKDVLLGPKLAFFSSVAAEVEPLLKEYQTNDPMAPYLFSDFSSVIKNFMTRFVKADVMANTTLSKIDLSANNLLSSKKIDLGFGTRAALRSENASQKDMELFRADCLKCLQECVKRIFKRSPLTFSLTRGISFADPSVALIPDLAIKRLSCALDIFVSHNWLSGIQGDKISKEFKRLCSLTAVQEHLKLHVRSKVRLDKFWFDLLNVYCSENTGHLASFLKMIFIMSHGNAAVERGFSINKQCLVENQLDISLIAQRTIHDGILSAGGLDNFVVSKRFIHAARNAYLKYKEYTEQQKKLLKEKEEQEKQLLNSLLWKLRKRKSWKMLKKKLLY, from the coding sequence atggacatttctgtccgttaCTGGAATGAAGATGATTCAATTACTTGCACTCGATATCTTACATCAGCATTTCTCGGCCATTCGACTGCAGCAGACCTGTTAAGTGCTTTTAAAAACTCTTTGCCTGTGAATACATTACACAAAATTATACAGGTGTCGATGGATGGCCCCAATGTAAATTTGCGGTTTTTAAAAGACTTGAAGCAAGATTTGAAGGAAGGTCGTACTGATGAGGGGGTAATATTGGATATCGGCACTTGTGGCTTACATTCATTACACTGTGCCTTCAAAGGCGCAATGAAGGAAACTGGTTGGGAAATTGTTAAATTCTTGCGTGCTATTTACAACCTGTTTCATAACATCCCCACTCGTCGTGCAgactacattagaataactggttCCAGCTTGTTTCCTCTAAAATTTTGTCCAGTTCGTTGGTTAGACAACGTTCCTGTAGCAGACAGAGCATTGAAAATTTTACCAAATCTTCGGAACTATGTTGCTGGTCTAAAGTCAAATACAGAACCTACGTGTGCTAGTTTTGTTATAGTGAAAAGTGCTATTAAAGATGTGTTACTTGGACCTAAACTTGCTTTTTTTTCATCTGTTGCTGCTGAAGTTGAACCACTTCTCAAAGAATATCAAACAAATGACCCCATGGCGCCGTACCTCTTTTCCGACTTTTCTTCAGTCATCAAGAATTTTATGACTAGATTTGTCAAAGCAGACGTAATGGCAAATACTACCCTGAGCAAAATAGATTTATCTGCAAATAATCTTTTGTCaagtaaaaaaattgacttaGGTTTTGGGACACGAGCTGCATTACGTTCAGAAAATGCAAGTCAGAAGGATATGGAATTATTTAGAGCAGACTGTCTAAAATGCCTGCAGGAATGTGTGAAAAGGATTTTCAAGCGCTCACCTCTTACATTCAGCTTGACAAGAGGCATTTCATTTGCTGATCCTTCTGTAGCCCTTATTCCCGATTTGGCGATCAAGAGGCTGTCATGTGCCTTAGATATATTTGTTAGTCATAATTGGCTCTCTGGAATTCAAGGTGACAAAATATCGAAGGAATTCAAAAGATTGTGTTCATTGACTGCAGTGCAGGAACATTTGAAACTCCATGTCCGATCCAAAGTACGCCTGGATAAGTTTTGGTTTGACCTTTTAAATGTTTACTGTAGTGAAAATACAGGGCATTTAGCATCTTTTTTGAAAATGATATTTATTATGTCTCATGGCAACGCAGCAGTAGAAAGGGGATTTTCAATAAACAAACAGTGCTTGGTAGAAAATCAGCTGGACATTTCACTGATTGCTCAGCGTACAATTCATGATGGTATTTTGTCAGCTGGAGGTCTGGATAATTTTGTCGTATCTAAAAGATTTATTCATGCTGCTCGTAatgcatatttaaaatacaaggaaTACACGGAACAACAGAAGAAGTTATTAAAGGAAAAGGAAGAACAAGAAAAGCAGCTGCTGAACTCTCTGCTTTGGAAGctaagaaaaagaaaatcttgGAAAATGCTGAAAAAGAAGCTGCTGTATTAA